From Hypanus sabinus isolate sHypSab1 chromosome 23, sHypSab1.hap1, whole genome shotgun sequence, a single genomic window includes:
- the LOC132379865 gene encoding cold-inducible RNA-binding protein A-like, producing the protein MSEEGKLLIGGLNFETDQQVLEEVFCKNGQISEVRFIKDSDTQTSCGFSFITFENLCDAHDAKQAMNGKSLDSCQLQVDHAEKKLGCVGGYGGGG; encoded by the coding sequence ATGTCTGAGGAAGGAAAGTTACTCATTGGCGGCCTCAACTTTGAGACGGATCAGCAGGTGCTGGAGGAGGTGTTCTGCAAGAACGGGCAGATCTCCGAGGTGCGCTTTATCAAGGACAGCGACACCCAAACGTCCTGTGGCTTCAGCTTCATCACCTTTGAGAACCTGTGTGATGCCCACGATGCAAAACAGGCAATGAATGGCAAGTCTCTGGACAGCTGCCAGCTCCAGGTGGACCACGCTGAGAAGAAGTTGGGATGCGTCGGTGGCTATGGCGGAGGAGGATGA